In Entelurus aequoreus isolate RoL-2023_Sb linkage group LG02, RoL_Eaeq_v1.1, whole genome shotgun sequence, one genomic interval encodes:
- the LOC133664729 gene encoding uncharacterized protein LOC133664729 — protein sequence MSAPTQLCVVIEETQVYKLTLPDGIPSTVDELLAAAQNHFKLEGSYTVMHMDKYFDNQFFTLTSTDVVNDKDTIKLVQTEPSVILTLTSISEPSGSSTPVPLDQSSQDESSSASSSDTIILQLSAEYRSEPWPTNFVIPIFSYGVEMILEAGNQAYERDGSLLQDPSIYSDILEKLAEAIYHYQAYPSALQQLEVVEALLNKHPCLREPGTSYSGTYGWQNRLKMKMDNFRRKLKRGNVPCPELHINSLKRKAPGERYPAKKCKKPKRAEVSFLPPYPSGESNDSLERDRQELLNEVKKKDNAKIINEKMANTFSYRRLEVVSDSPAAADFKERWPALFCEAEIKEEFRRTTTIPLERTFMHKLDEHTPKLITLMKAKGGAEGIKMRPLLDRLSQKQSIEMRRETIIRSLILYLGEKEEELFEDCLQEDSRSDVSNHILKILVVHGADEDPVDVSILVEGHEILPGCNSTAKACSLLMGLIYALNLAYPPTLRYTFEVFQKLVLELDGFKLSPKVNTLKLKLLS from the exons ATGTCTGCCCCAACTcaactatgtgttgttattgaagAGACACAAGTTTACAAGTTAACCCTACCAGATGGAATCCCTAGCACTGTAGACGAACTTTTGGCAGCTGCGCAGAATCATTTTAAACTTGAAGGGAGTTACACTGTAATGCACATGGACAAATATTTCGATAATCAATTCTTCACACTAACATCAACCGATGTGGTTAATGACAAGGACACAATCAAACTAGTTCAAACAGAACCATCTGTAATTTTGACATTGACTTCTATCAGTGAGCCTTCAGGTTCCTCCACTCCAGTGCCGCTGGATCAGTCTTCTCAAGATGAGAGTTCCTCAGCCAGCTCATCTGACACCATTATTTTACAACTTTCAGCAGAGTATCGATCAGAGCCATGGCCAACCAATTTTGTGATACCCATCTTTTCATATGGTGTCGAAATGATTCTTGAAGCTGGAAATCAAGCTTATGAACGAGATGGCTCACTTCTTCAGGATCCAAGTATCTACTCTGACATTCTAGAGAAACTTGCAGAAGCAATCTACCACTACCAGGCCTATCCCAGTGCTCTTCAACAACTCGAAGTTGTAGAAGCTCTACTAAACAAACACCCATGCTTGAGGGAGCCTGGAACCTCATATTCAGGCACATATGGGTGGCAGAATCGTCTCAAAATGAAGATGGACAATTTCCGAAGAAAACTGAAAAGGGGCAATGTCCCTTGTCCCGAGCTTCACATCAACTCCTTGAAAAGGAAGGCCCCTGGCGAGAGATATCCTGCAAAAAAATGCAAGAAACCGAAGAGAGCCGAGGTGAGCTTCCTTCCCCCATATCCAAGTGGAGAAAGCAACGACAGTCTGGAGAGGGACAGACAGGAGCTCCTTAACGAGGTTAAGAAGAAGGACAACGCTAAAATAATTAACGAAAAAATGGCCAACACATTTTCCTATCGAAGACTCGAGGTTGTGAGTGATAGTCCTGCTGCTGCTGACTTCAAAGAGAGATGGCCTGCTTTGTTTTGTGAAGCTGAG ATCAAGGAGGAATTCAGGAGAACAACTACCATTCCCCTGGAGCGAACCTTCATGCACAAACTGGACGAACACACACCAAAACTTATTACCCTGATGAAAGCCAAGGGAGGTGCCGAGGGGATCAAGATGAGGCCGCTCCTGGACAGACTGAGTCAG AAACAGAGCATTGAGATGAGGCGTGAAACCATTATCCGCAGCCTTATACTGTACCTTGGCGAGAAGGAAGAGGAACTTTTTGAAGACTGCTTG CAGGAGGACAGCCGGAGTGATGTCAGTAACCACATCCTCAAAATTCTCGTCGTCCACGGTGCTGATGAGGATCCAGTCGATGTCTCCATCCTTGTGGAAGGCCATGAGATTTTGCCAGGGTGCAACAGTACTGCGAAAGCTTGCTCACTGCTCATGGGACTGATTTATGCCCTGA